From Triticum urartu cultivar G1812 chromosome 2, Tu2.1, whole genome shotgun sequence, a single genomic window includes:
- the LOC125539879 gene encoding uncharacterized protein LOC125539879: protein MAAAAALGGVDDLDFDLGFMDGFEFDLLDMDLTEFCGGDGECLLPAVADKEGGFGLDPGSRDGGDGGRESSPDSVVTDDGAPPSESHGDRDDGGMSTYASELERFLMEDDDGGDAGGPLDLKEPAADDYFLGDLDGRYAEPATPGKDLVLDDYFLGDLVSYDYFYDLAAADDAASPATEEEDDSAREDDYYEATSRKRARQRKGAAAVSREAELRGAPVMHGISSISTGIGCRPLGHHWLHPCTTVCLLA from the exons atggccgccgccgccgcgttgGGTGGCGTGGATGATCTCGACTTCGACTTGGGTTTTATGGACGGGTTCGAGTTCGACTTGCTGGACATGGACCTCACCGAGTTctgcggcggcgacggcgagtgCTTGCTGCCCGCCGTGGCCGATAAGGAGGGCGGTTTCGGTTTGGATCCGGGTTCTCGTGATGGTGGCGACGGCGGGAGAGAGAGCTCGCCGGACTCCGTGGTGACGGACGACGGCGCGCCGCCGTCGGAGTCGCATGGGGATCGCGACGACGGCGGGATGTCGACCTACGCGAGCGAGCTGGAGAGGTTCCTCATGGAGGACGACGATGGCGGGGACGCCGGCGGGCCGCTCGATCTGAAGGAGCCTGCCGCGGACGACTACTTCTTGGGTGATCTCGACGGCCGTTACGCCGAGCCGGCGACTCCAGGGAAGGATCTCGTCCTCGACGACTACTTCTTGGGCGATCTCGTCTCGTACGACTACTTCTACGATCTTGCTGCTGCGGACGATGCTGCATCACCGGcgacggaggaggaggatgattcTGCTCGCGAGGACGACTACTACGAAGCGACCTCGAGGAAGCGCGCAAG GCAGAGGAAGGGCGCCGCTGCGGTGTCACGCGAAGCAGAGCTCCGGGGAGCGCCGGTGATGCATGGCATCTCGTCGATCTCGACTGGAATCGGGTGCCGGCCCCTTGGTCACCATTGGCTGCATCCCTGCACCACAGTGTGCCTGTTGGCCTGA